A part of Chlamydia ibidis 10-1398/6 genomic DNA contains:
- a CDS encoding DUF1347 family protein: MVRYFLAPIFFLTCFAVGGGLHFLYFSYKSAPLKATKANILWIEGKQAETSSAVQHLSSNQQRLYLLCLRGFFLQQQKKFIESDKIFAKIYDQRNKASFLFQEELIGGKIFNAFFLDNADELSALVSTYLQECPDSLYAPFFQFLLAYKEKRFLEAMEYLASWEGKGKIQERIDWLNSSIESLFSQIFLGTIKAHCLIETEKFTEGRCILNEIIERMLKKEWEWNTRNYDTALLLLSRSYFLELKRSTTTSIYSDYYEMLYFYQKKIHSIDQRAYEQFLPQHELIPTLIAHAFILPTEQLAPLINLIKNWDKFYTHPDNTLLIQPLLQHCFVSPKQVGHICHILMQAGLDNIAKKIIDAFANLLSEKVKQIAIKDAQVCLSILKRLQPNMLFTEQLTVSQDTLISIVSHDDKRHTQLRNYLKLWEEIQSYDIDRQQLVQQLIEGAKSLWHEGNYDDKALSLLHVILQFTNYDIESANSVFLFIKQVYKQALSIHAIDRLLKLEEFISDSALTPIWISEEEIANFLADAEYLYEHGEYKKCYLYSLWLTKVAPSSLTYRLLGLCLLENKHYLEAWKCLHTASLTCCAGDTKIQKALTLCQKHLSKEMRYYKR; encoded by the coding sequence ATGGTTCGCTATTTTTTAGCTCCGATATTTTTCTTAACATGTTTTGCTGTGGGAGGTGGATTACATTTTCTATATTTTTCATATAAATCTGCACCCCTAAAAGCTACGAAAGCCAACATCCTTTGGATAGAAGGCAAGCAAGCAGAAACAAGCTCTGCTGTTCAACACCTTTCTTCAAACCAACAACGTTTATATTTACTTTGTCTTCGTGGCTTTTTTTTACAGCAGCAGAAAAAGTTTATTGAATCTGATAAAATTTTTGCAAAAATCTATGACCAGAGGAATAAAGCATCTTTTTTATTCCAAGAGGAATTGATAGGAGGAAAAATTTTTAATGCATTTTTCCTAGACAATGCTGATGAACTTTCCGCACTAGTTTCAACCTATCTCCAAGAATGTCCTGATTCACTATATGCCCCATTTTTCCAATTCTTACTAGCTTACAAGGAAAAAAGATTTTTAGAAGCAATGGAATACTTGGCATCTTGGGAAGGAAAAGGAAAAATTCAGGAACGTATTGATTGGCTAAATAGCAGTATAGAGTCTTTATTTTCGCAGATATTTCTAGGAACTATTAAAGCTCATTGCTTGATAGAAACTGAGAAATTTACTGAAGGAAGATGCATACTAAACGAAATAATAGAGAGAATGCTCAAAAAGGAATGGGAATGGAACACAAGAAACTATGACACAGCATTACTTTTGTTAAGTAGGAGCTACTTTTTAGAGCTAAAGCGATCCACGACCACTAGTATCTATTCAGATTACTATGAAATGCTATACTTCTATCAAAAGAAGATTCATAGTATAGATCAGCGAGCGTACGAACAATTTCTACCGCAACATGAGCTCATACCTACACTAATAGCTCATGCTTTCATCCTCCCTACAGAACAACTAGCACCGCTAATTAATCTCATCAAGAATTGGGATAAATTCTATACGCACCCTGATAACACTCTTCTAATTCAACCTTTATTACAACATTGTTTTGTATCCCCTAAGCAAGTTGGACATATTTGTCATATTCTAATGCAGGCAGGATTAGACAATATTGCAAAAAAAATCATTGATGCATTCGCTAATTTACTTTCAGAAAAGGTAAAACAAATCGCGATAAAAGACGCTCAAGTGTGCTTATCGATTCTTAAAAGATTACAACCTAATATGCTTTTTACGGAGCAACTCACAGTATCTCAAGATACTTTAATCAGTATCGTCTCTCATGATGACAAACGGCATACCCAACTTAGAAATTACCTCAAACTTTGGGAAGAAATTCAATCTTACGATATAGATCGTCAACAACTGGTACAGCAATTAATCGAGGGCGCTAAGTCATTATGGCATGAAGGTAATTATGATGATAAAGCTTTAAGTCTTTTACATGTAATTTTACAATTTACTAATTATGATATTGAAAGTGCAAATTCAGTATTTCTTTTTATTAAACAGGTTTATAAACAAGCTTTATCCATTCATGCAATAGATCGATTATTAAAACTCGAAGAATTTATTTCTGATTCAGCACTCACGCCAATATGGATTTCAGAAGAAGAAATAGCTAACTTCTTAGCAGATGCTGAGTATCTTTATGAACATGGAGAATATAAGAAATGCTACCTCTACAGCCTTTGGCTTACTAAAGTTGCTCCCTCATCTTTAACATACCGCCTCCTCGGACTCTGTTTACTAGAAAACAAACACTATCTAGAAGCATGGAAATGTTTGCATACAGCATCCTTAACTTGTTGTGCTGGTGACACTAAGATTCAGAAAGCCCTTACGCTATGCCAGAAACATTTATCTAAAGAGATGAGATATTATAAAAGGTAG
- the recD gene encoding exodeoxyribonuclease V subunit alpha, protein MLLSRDIPYILEDVIEKQLTMPLDLAFARKHISPSNEKAFAFLAVSSALWRYGYPFLHAKDNKLCPTLPGITEEALYEYFQHVPEHVRSSLFVLKNHKIYLKSLYNVQTQLFDKLDLLSRANPRYSLISLSNNTSLTKEQQQVMHHALNSCFSIICGGPGTGKTFLAVQMILALLSIYPNIHIGVVSPTGKATSHIRQILNSYDIPPETVFTKTIHKFLQEHTYNRHSPTDLLIVDEGSMVTFNLLHNLVKTLSGKYEKKKITADALIILGDTNQLPPIGIGAGNPLQEIVVRFPERTSYLSTSHRAKTSELQNLAQSILRKEMIPFTPLPSRQSTITLLKKTFIDALSAFKKELCVLTPMRHGPWGFLSLNTLIFQEIQKTHAHLPIPVMVTERYDAWKLCNGDTGWLCPKTQQLSFPHRSNINAKDFSYYNYNYVMSIHKSQGSEYENVIILIPPGCEIFNSSLLYTAVTRAKKNVCVWADKETLRQIIQKSRNYSMLSNKFGSLS, encoded by the coding sequence ATGCTTTTATCTCGCGATATTCCCTATATTTTAGAAGATGTTATTGAAAAGCAACTTACTATGCCTTTAGATCTTGCGTTTGCGAGAAAACATATATCCCCAAGCAATGAGAAAGCCTTTGCTTTTCTTGCAGTATCTTCTGCACTCTGGAGGTATGGCTACCCTTTTCTCCATGCAAAAGATAATAAACTCTGCCCAACTTTGCCTGGAATAACAGAAGAAGCATTATACGAATATTTTCAACACGTTCCTGAACATGTGCGTTCATCTTTATTCGTCTTAAAAAACCACAAGATATACCTAAAGTCTTTATACAACGTTCAAACACAGTTATTTGATAAGCTTGATTTACTATCTCGAGCTAACCCGCGTTACTCTTTAATATCTTTAAGCAATAATACTTCTCTCACTAAAGAGCAGCAACAAGTTATGCATCATGCTTTAAACTCTTGCTTTTCTATAATTTGTGGTGGTCCGGGTACCGGGAAAACTTTTTTAGCTGTACAGATGATACTTGCACTGCTATCCATTTACCCTAATATACACATCGGCGTTGTCTCTCCTACTGGTAAGGCAACGTCTCATATTCGTCAGATATTAAATTCTTACGATATCCCTCCCGAGACTGTGTTTACAAAAACGATTCATAAATTCTTACAAGAACATACCTATAACCGACATAGTCCCACCGATTTGCTCATAGTAGACGAGGGATCTATGGTTACTTTTAATCTCCTACATAATCTAGTAAAAACATTATCCGGAAAGTACGAGAAGAAGAAAATAACTGCGGATGCGCTTATTATTTTGGGTGACACTAATCAACTGCCGCCTATAGGTATTGGAGCCGGTAACCCACTTCAAGAGATTGTTGTGCGTTTTCCAGAAAGGACTTCGTACTTAAGCACCTCACATAGAGCGAAAACCAGTGAGCTTCAAAACTTGGCTCAAAGTATCTTACGCAAAGAAATGATACCTTTCACTCCATTACCCTCAAGGCAGTCTACAATTACTTTATTAAAAAAAACCTTTATAGACGCTCTCTCCGCATTCAAAAAAGAACTTTGCGTGCTAACACCAATGAGGCATGGTCCTTGGGGATTTCTATCCCTAAATACACTTATTTTTCAAGAAATACAGAAAACACATGCTCATCTCCCGATTCCTGTTATGGTTACAGAGCGTTATGATGCATGGAAACTTTGTAACGGAGATACGGGATGGTTATGTCCTAAAACTCAACAACTTTCCTTTCCACATCGTTCAAATATCAATGCTAAAGACTTTTCCTATTACAATTACAATTACGTTATGTCGATACATAAAAGTCAGGGTAGCGAATACGAAAATGTCATAATACTCATTCCTCCTGGCTGTGAGATATTTAATTCATCCTTACTCTATACAGCAGTTACTAGAGCAAAAAAGAATGTTTGCGTCTGGGCAGATAAAGAAACTCTCCGTCAAATAATTCAGAAATCCAGGAACTACTCTATGCTTTCCAATAAATTTGGATCGCTTTCGTAA
- the rpsT gene encoding 30S ribosomal protein S20, producing MAPKKATKKTGPQKRPSAEKRVVTSKKRCLINQSFKSKVKTMMKRFEAALKAGNQEGIVSGLQLVHSMADKAVKRGIFKSNKAARVKSRATLRANAKI from the coding sequence ATGGCACCAAAAAAAGCAACTAAGAAAACAGGACCACAGAAACGACCTTCTGCAGAAAAACGGGTTGTAACTTCGAAAAAACGTTGCTTGATTAATCAAAGTTTTAAGTCAAAAGTGAAAACGATGATGAAAAGATTTGAGGCCGCGTTAAAGGCTGGGAATCAAGAAGGAATCGTTTCTGGATTACAGTTGGTTCATAGTATGGCCGATAAAGCTGTAAAACGAGGAATATTCAAGAGTAATAAGGCTGCAAGGGTTAAGTCTAGAGCTACTTTGCGAGCAAATGCTAAAATTTAA
- a CDS encoding RNA polymerase sigma factor: MNTQNSQTTETAHDEEAQKKLEELVALAKDQGFITYEEINDILPMSFDTPEQIDQVLIFLTGMDIQVLNQADVERQKERKKEAKELEGLAKRTEGTPDDPVRMYLKEMGTVPLLTREEEVEISKRIEKAQVQIERIILRFRYSTKEAISIAQYLINGKERFDKIISEKEVEDKTHFLKLLPKLISLLKEEDTFLESLLLALKQPNLSKTEITKLNDDLEKCRIRTQAYLRCFHCRHNVTEDFGEVVFKAYDSFLQLEQQINDLKVRAERNKFAAAKLDAAKRKLYKREVAAGRTLEEFKKDVRMLQRWMDKSQEAKKEMVESNLRLVISIAKKYTNRGLSFLDLIQEGNMGLMKAVEKFEYRRGYKFSTYATWWIRQAVTRAIADQARTIRIPVHMIETINKVLRGAKKLMMETGKEPTPEELAEELGLTPERVREIYKIAQHPISLQAEVGEGGESSFGDFLEDTGVESPAEATGYSMLKDKMKEVLKTLTDRERFVLIHRFGLLDGKPKTLEEVGSAFNVTRERIRQIEAKALRKMRHPTRSKQLRAFLDLLEEEKTGSGKVKSMKN, encoded by the coding sequence ATGAATACACAAAATAGCCAGACTACGGAAACGGCTCACGATGAGGAAGCCCAGAAGAAACTAGAGGAGCTTGTTGCTCTTGCTAAAGATCAAGGTTTTATCACTTACGAGGAAATTAATGACATTCTTCCAATGTCATTCGATACACCAGAACAGATTGATCAGGTGCTAATCTTTCTCACAGGAATGGACATTCAAGTCCTAAATCAAGCAGATGTAGAAAGACAGAAAGAAAGGAAAAAAGAAGCCAAAGAACTGGAAGGGTTAGCTAAACGTACGGAAGGTACACCCGACGATCCTGTACGCATGTATCTAAAGGAAATGGGCACAGTTCCTTTGCTAACTCGTGAGGAGGAAGTTGAAATCTCTAAAAGAATAGAGAAAGCCCAAGTACAGATCGAGCGTATTATTTTACGTTTCCGTTACTCGACTAAAGAAGCTATTTCCATTGCACAATATCTTATCAACGGTAAGGAACGTTTTGATAAAATCATATCCGAAAAAGAAGTAGAGGATAAAACTCATTTTCTAAAGTTACTTCCCAAATTGATCTCACTATTAAAAGAGGAAGATACTTTCTTGGAATCTCTTCTTCTTGCATTAAAACAACCCAATTTGTCTAAAACAGAAATCACCAAGTTGAATGATGATCTAGAGAAATGTCGCATTCGTACACAGGCATACCTACGTTGTTTCCATTGTAGGCATAACGTCACCGAAGATTTTGGTGAGGTCGTTTTTAAAGCTTACGATTCGTTCTTACAATTGGAACAACAGATCAATGATTTAAAAGTTCGTGCAGAAAGAAATAAATTTGCAGCTGCTAAGTTAGATGCTGCAAAACGTAAATTATACAAACGTGAAGTTGCTGCGGGGAGAACCTTAGAGGAGTTTAAGAAAGACGTCCGCATGCTGCAGCGTTGGATGGATAAGAGCCAGGAAGCAAAAAAAGAAATGGTTGAATCCAACTTACGTCTTGTGATTTCTATCGCAAAAAAATACACTAACCGGGGTCTTTCTTTCCTGGATTTGATCCAAGAGGGGAATATGGGGTTAATGAAAGCTGTAGAAAAATTTGAATACCGTAGAGGGTATAAATTTTCTACTTACGCTACTTGGTGGATTCGACAAGCTGTCACACGTGCTATTGCGGATCAAGCACGGACTATTCGCATCCCAGTACACATGATTGAAACAATTAATAAAGTACTCCGTGGCGCGAAGAAACTCATGATGGAAACCGGGAAGGAACCTACTCCGGAGGAATTAGCTGAAGAGCTCGGTTTAACTCCTGAACGCGTAAGAGAAATTTATAAAATAGCTCAACATCCTATCTCTCTCCAAGCAGAAGTTGGGGAAGGAGGGGAAAGTTCGTTTGGTGATTTCTTAGAAGACACTGGAGTGGAGTCTCCTGCAGAAGCCACCGGCTATTCCATGTTGAAAGATAAAATGAAAGAGGTATTAAAAACGCTAACAGATCGTGAGAGGTTTGTTCTTATTCACCGTTTTGGTTTGCTCGACGGGAAACCAAAAACATTGGAGGAAGTAGGCTCCGCATTTAACGTTACTAGAGAGAGAATTCGCCAAATCGAAGCTAAGGCATTGAGAAAAATGAGGCATCCTACTCGTTCCAAACAGTTACGCGCATTCCTTGACCTATTAGAGGAAGAAAAAACTGGCTCAGGCAAAGTCAAGAGCATGAAAAATTAA
- the folB gene encoding dihydroneopterin aldolase, with protein MLSDFRIWVRLGCAAEERYFAQPVLVSVTLSFSDKRPSCCVSDNLAEACCYVAITTLIEEIANSKSYALIEHLAYMLMEGLAAQFSDKVSKIEIQVGKERPPVPNLLKPISFKITRNY; from the coding sequence ATTTTATCAGATTTCCGTATATGGGTACGTTTGGGCTGTGCAGCCGAAGAACGGTATTTTGCACAACCTGTCTTGGTTTCCGTGACTTTATCCTTTTCGGACAAACGGCCTTCTTGCTGTGTTTCAGATAATCTTGCTGAAGCGTGTTGCTATGTAGCAATTACTACCTTGATAGAAGAAATTGCTAATAGCAAGTCTTATGCTCTCATTGAACACCTAGCATACATGTTAATGGAAGGATTGGCTGCTCAATTCTCCGATAAAGTTTCTAAAATAGAAATACAAGTAGGGAAGGAGCGCCCTCCAGTACCTAATCTTCTAAAACCCATTTCCTTCAAGATAACTAGGAATTATTAA
- the folP gene encoding dihydropteroate synthase — protein MSSLKFVCLSVGSNLGNRLMYFQKAYKLLKDIGLQDLRSSIVLETKALLPTDAPSEWDLPFLNSVIIGKTSLSCEDLLSKIKNIEITLGREISSTQWAPRVLDIDILLYGNDEAPFTHETCITPHPELLRRPFFISLIASLCPQKRLYQPGSQYHLKTFLELAHLLPCTPDMILRSLAPSTLLMGIVNITNNSISDGGLYLEPTAAVAHAEKLYVEGAAIVDLGAQATNPKVKALLSAEEEWQRLEPVLNILSERWSGFLQYPDISIDTFYPEIIERAAKIYPIRWINDVSGGSREMAQLAKNLGISLIINHSCSLPPRADITLGFTTTAVDQLLIWGEEQISTFTSLGLPKEQIVFDPGIGFGTTAIQSMEILLNMEKFQTLGCRTLVGHSRKSCLSLLGQFDATNRDWETATLSACLQRQNVNYLRVHNVEANQRALTTAAWSGVSL, from the coding sequence ATGTCCTCCCTAAAATTTGTTTGTTTAAGTGTTGGTTCCAATTTGGGTAACCGCCTGATGTATTTTCAAAAAGCCTATAAATTACTGAAAGATATTGGATTACAAGATCTACGCAGTTCTATTGTTTTAGAAACAAAGGCACTATTACCTACTGATGCTCCTAGCGAATGGGACTTACCCTTCTTAAACTCTGTCATTATTGGGAAAACTTCTCTCTCCTGTGAAGATCTTCTATCAAAGATTAAAAATATAGAAATAACACTGGGTAGAGAAATATCTAGTACGCAATGGGCTCCACGAGTCCTAGATATTGATATTCTCTTATATGGAAATGACGAAGCTCCATTTACCCATGAAACTTGCATAACACCTCATCCAGAACTACTTCGTCGTCCTTTTTTTATATCCCTGATTGCATCCTTATGCCCACAAAAACGTTTATATCAACCAGGATCACAATATCATTTAAAGACATTTCTAGAACTCGCCCATTTATTACCCTGCACACCTGATATGATTCTTCGAAGTCTAGCTCCAAGCACTTTGTTGATGGGAATAGTTAATATCACAAACAATTCTATATCAGACGGTGGTCTATATCTTGAACCAACAGCAGCAGTGGCTCACGCCGAAAAACTCTATGTTGAAGGAGCCGCTATTGTGGATCTAGGAGCACAAGCTACAAATCCTAAAGTAAAAGCTTTGCTATCCGCAGAAGAAGAATGGCAACGCCTCGAGCCAGTCCTAAATATACTGTCTGAACGCTGGTCCGGATTTTTACAGTATCCCGATATCTCAATAGATACATTTTATCCTGAAATAATAGAAAGAGCTGCGAAAATTTATCCTATTCGTTGGATTAATGATGTTTCAGGGGGATCTAGAGAAATGGCTCAGCTAGCTAAAAATTTAGGTATTTCCTTAATTATTAATCACTCATGTTCTTTACCTCCTCGAGCTGATATAACTCTTGGTTTTACGACTACGGCAGTCGATCAATTGTTAATCTGGGGAGAAGAACAAATTTCGACTTTTACTTCCTTAGGTTTGCCTAAAGAACAGATTGTTTTTGACCCAGGCATAGGATTTGGAACCACAGCTATTCAATCGATGGAAATTTTACTTAATATGGAAAAGTTCCAAACTTTAGGCTGCCGCACGCTTGTAGGACATTCTAGAAAATCTTGTTTGTCCCTACTTGGACAATTTGATGCCACTAATCGAGACTGGGAAACTGCTACACTTTCCGCATGTCTACAGAGACAAAATGTGAATTATCTACGCGTGCATAACGTAGAGGCAAACCAACGTGCATTAACTACTGCAGCTTGGTCAGGGGTATCATTATGA
- a CDS encoding dihydrofolate reductase: MTTILGIAACASNGVMGKAGLLPWHYPEDLVFFNEMIGDHPIIMGKKTFINLPKKYFTKRKSIVFSKTAHKATEDLLWVTSLEEFSMLQLPKISYLIGGSEVFNLFLEQNLLKGFYITHIKNQYEGDTFFPLSKLKTWECKTLRENKNLKICYYKPHRKHL; the protein is encoded by the coding sequence ATGACAACAATCCTAGGTATAGCAGCTTGTGCCTCTAATGGAGTAATGGGGAAAGCCGGGTTGTTACCCTGGCATTATCCAGAAGATCTTGTTTTTTTTAACGAAATGATAGGAGATCACCCCATTATCATGGGGAAAAAAACTTTTATAAATTTGCCCAAAAAATATTTTACCAAGCGTAAGAGCATCGTATTTTCTAAAACAGCTCATAAAGCAACAGAGGATTTGCTCTGGGTTACTTCATTAGAAGAGTTTTCTATGCTGCAACTACCTAAAATAAGCTATCTCATAGGTGGAAGTGAAGTTTTCAACCTCTTCCTAGAACAAAATCTCTTAAAAGGGTTCTATATAACACACATTAAAAATCAGTATGAGGGAGATACGTTTTTTCCATTATCTAAGCTAAAAACTTGGGAATGTAAAACTTTACGAGAAAACAAAAACTTAAAAATCTGTTACTACAAACCTCATAGAAAACATCTATAG
- a CDS encoding putative folate metabolism gamma-glutamate ligase: MQILPVSTPKIRPYDDLSSILVNALPRLEEKSIVVITSKIISLCEGAIADPHTITKDDLVKREAEAFIYCERYAMYLTKKHGVLLPSAGIDESNAEGYYVLYPRDILKSVNTLGMWLKEHYGVHDLGVIISDSHTTPMRRGVLGLGLCWHGFHPLYSYVGKPDCFGRPLQMTHINLLDALATSAVLCMGEGNEQTPLAIIQNAPKVTFHNQMTSQEDYLALCIGGEEDLYGPILHATTWETLH, translated from the coding sequence ATGCAAATTTTGCCAGTGTCTACTCCTAAAATACGTCCTTATGATGATTTATCTTCTATTTTAGTGAATGCTCTACCTCGATTGGAAGAAAAATCGATAGTAGTAATTACCTCGAAGATTATCAGTCTCTGCGAAGGTGCTATTGCTGATCCACATACTATTACCAAAGATGATCTCGTTAAACGAGAAGCAGAAGCATTTATATATTGTGAACGTTACGCCATGTATCTCACAAAAAAACATGGTGTACTACTACCCTCTGCAGGCATAGATGAATCTAATGCTGAAGGATATTATGTCCTTTATCCTAGAGATATACTCAAATCTGTAAATACATTAGGTATGTGGTTGAAAGAGCACTATGGAGTACACGATTTAGGTGTTATCATTTCTGACAGCCATACTACTCCCATGCGACGTGGGGTATTAGGCTTAGGTCTGTGCTGGCATGGATTTCATCCTTTATACAGCTATGTAGGTAAGCCCGATTGCTTCGGCCGTCCTTTACAGATGACACATATTAATCTCTTGGATGCTCTAGCAACTTCTGCTGTACTTTGTATGGGAGAGGGCAATGAGCAGACTCCATTAGCAATCATTCAAAATGCTCCTAAAGTTACATTCCATAATCAAATGACATCGCAAGAGGATTATTTAGCTCTCTGTATTGGCGGGGAGGAAGATCTTTATGGCCCCATATTGCATGCTACAACCTGGGAAACATTACACTAA
- a CDS encoding CADD family putative folate metabolism protein → MKPCLNLLDQIIKEKHMLNHTFYMKWSAGELTQTQLQNYAKDYYLHIKAFPKYISAIHSRCDNLAARKLLLSNLMDEENGYPNHIDLWKNFAYALGVSEEELESHTPSPQAQEKVATFMRWCTGDSLSAGVAALYTYESQIPTVAETKIEGLKKYFGFSNPQDYEYFTVHQELDVKHSQEEKELIEMLLNNDCGKILQATRDVTSALWNFLGSFLDETPSETPVSNGQSKRCGCCRH, encoded by the coding sequence ATGAAACCATGTTTAAATTTATTAGATCAAATCATTAAAGAAAAACATATGTTAAATCATACTTTCTATATGAAATGGTCTGCAGGAGAGCTTACCCAAACACAACTTCAAAACTATGCTAAAGATTATTATTTACATATCAAAGCATTTCCTAAATATATCTCAGCTATTCACAGTCGTTGTGATAATTTAGCAGCCCGTAAATTATTATTATCTAATCTGATGGATGAAGAAAACGGTTACCCTAATCATATAGATCTATGGAAAAATTTCGCCTATGCTTTAGGCGTTAGCGAAGAAGAATTAGAGAGCCATACACCTAGTCCTCAAGCTCAAGAGAAAGTCGCAACATTTATGCGTTGGTGTACTGGAGACTCTCTCTCTGCAGGAGTAGCAGCTTTGTATACCTACGAAAGCCAAATTCCAACAGTTGCAGAAACAAAAATTGAAGGGTTAAAGAAGTATTTTGGTTTTTCAAATCCCCAAGACTATGAATATTTCACCGTACATCAGGAATTAGATGTCAAACATTCTCAAGAAGAAAAAGAACTGATAGAAATGCTTCTGAATAATGATTGCGGAAAAATTTTACAAGCAACAAGAGACGTGACAAGCGCCCTTTGGAATTTCTTAGGATCCTTCCTCGATGAGACTCCTTCAGAAACTCCTGTCTCTAACGGACAATCCAAACGCTGTGGATGTTGTCGTCATTAA
- the recA gene encoding recombinase RecA has product MNVPDRKKALEAAVAYIEKQFGSGSIMSLGKHSASHEISTIKTGALSLDLALGIGGVPKGRIVEIFGPESSGKTTLATHIVANAQKMGGIAAYIDAEHALDPSYASLIGANIDDLMISQPDCGEDALSIAELLARSGAVDVIVIDSVAALVPKSELEGEIGDVHVGLQARMMSQALRKLTATLARTQTCAIFINQIREKIGVSFGNPETTTGGRALKFYSSIRIDIRRIGSIKGSDSIDLGNRIKVKVAKNKLAPPFRTAEFDILFNEGISSAGCILDLAVEHNIIDKKGSWFNYQERKLGQGREAVREELKRNKPLFAELEKRIYEVTCQNKANAIEETKTAEVSHTAV; this is encoded by the coding sequence ATGAACGTCCCCGATCGCAAAAAAGCATTAGAAGCAGCTGTTGCGTATATTGAAAAACAGTTTGGTTCTGGATCTATTATGAGCCTTGGGAAGCATTCTGCGTCCCATGAAATTTCAACTATAAAAACAGGCGCGTTATCCTTAGATTTGGCTCTTGGAATTGGTGGAGTACCGAAGGGACGAATTGTGGAAATTTTTGGTCCTGAATCTTCCGGAAAAACTACTTTAGCTACACATATTGTCGCGAATGCTCAGAAGATGGGTGGTATTGCTGCCTATATTGATGCTGAGCATGCCTTAGATCCTAGCTATGCTTCTTTGATAGGAGCAAATATTGATGATTTGATGATTTCTCAGCCCGATTGTGGTGAGGATGCTCTGAGCATTGCTGAGCTATTAGCACGGTCTGGTGCTGTAGATGTCATTGTAATAGATTCTGTCGCTGCATTAGTCCCTAAGAGTGAACTCGAAGGAGAAATTGGTGATGTGCATGTAGGATTGCAGGCGCGTATGATGTCACAAGCATTGCGCAAGCTTACAGCTACGTTAGCACGTACTCAGACATGTGCCATTTTTATTAACCAAATTCGAGAAAAAATAGGCGTTAGCTTTGGTAATCCCGAAACAACGACAGGTGGTAGAGCGTTAAAATTCTATTCTTCAATACGTATCGATATTCGTCGTATTGGTTCTATCAAAGGCAGTGATAGTATAGATCTCGGTAACCGTATCAAAGTTAAAGTAGCAAAAAATAAGCTAGCTCCTCCATTCAGAACAGCAGAATTTGATATTTTGTTTAATGAAGGCATTTCTTCCGCGGGTTGCATTTTAGATCTTGCAGTTGAGCATAATATCATTGATAAGAAGGGATCTTGGTTTAATTATCAAGAGCGCAAGCTGGGACAAGGGCGTGAAGCAGTACGGGAAGAACTTAAGCGTAATAAACCGTTATTTGCAGAATTAGAAAAACGTATTTACGAAGTAACCTGCCAGAATAAAGCGAATGCTATTGAAGAAACGAAAACAGCAGAAGTATCTCATACTGCTGTATAG
- a CDS encoding 5-formyltetrahydrofolate cyclo-ligase — MQIISSEKQSEKKFLRNHLQKVRNCLPQFRIIEASLKLRDFVHTLPKNACVMSFVSYKSEISTRLANTAILEHCTLILPHISNKTMVPVIVRSIDVLSQLTNPLDFSNVDLDIFPTTDITHVLVPGLAFDNDGYRLGYGGGYYDRWLAQHLHTLSIGIGYREQHVPYLTRESHDFPVSSLFLC; from the coding sequence ATGCAGATCATATCTTCAGAAAAACAATCTGAGAAAAAATTTTTGCGCAACCATTTGCAAAAAGTTCGTAATTGTTTGCCGCAGTTTCGGATTATAGAAGCGTCCCTAAAGTTAAGAGATTTTGTGCACACCCTTCCTAAGAATGCGTGTGTTATGTCTTTTGTTTCCTATAAGTCAGAAATTTCCACTCGTCTAGCGAATACTGCTATTTTGGAACACTGCACTCTCATATTGCCCCATATCTCCAATAAAACTATGGTGCCTGTGATTGTTCGAAGTATTGATGTACTATCACAACTTACTAACCCCTTAGATTTTTCCAATGTTGATTTGGATATATTTCCGACCACTGATATCACTCATGTTCTTGTCCCCGGTTTAGCTTTTGATAACGATGGATATCGTTTAGGCTATGGAGGAGGATATTATGATCGTTGGCTTGCACAACATCTTCATACACTTTCTATTGGTATAGGTTATCGCGAACAACACGTGCCCTATTTAACTAGGGAGTCTCATGATTTTCCTGTCAGTAGTTTGTTTCTTTGCTAA